A window of the Diabrotica undecimpunctata isolate CICGRU chromosome 1, icDiaUnde3, whole genome shotgun sequence genome harbors these coding sequences:
- the LOC140431152 gene encoding uncharacterized protein: MKLIDEVFLRFSLPRRSISDNGLQFVSAVMQQVCFLLQIKENFTSIYHPFAKMVERKNRDLKRRLAMLVGTEHNIWPEKIPIVRFAVNSVSCESTRQTAAYLTFGRELQTLDQVNQDIRQVVKTENFMAKRYLYLKRMADGMAWHDKDQDRKILVYADRRLKEPSSFKKKRFSIGQNNCS, encoded by the coding sequence ATGAAGCTAATTGACGAGGTATTCTTACGATTTAGCCTACCGAGAAGGAGCATCAGTGATAATGGTCTTCAATTCGTGTCTGCTGTAATGCAACAAGTTTGCTTTTTGTTACAAATCAAAGAGAATTTTACTTCAATTTATCACCCTTTTGCTAAAATGGTAGAGCGCAAGAATAGGGATTTAAAACGAAGACTTGCTATGCTTGTAGGAACTGAGCATAATATTTGGCCTGAGAAGATACCAATTGTTAGATTTGCTGTGAACTCAGTATCGTGCGAGTCTACAAGACAAACCGCTGCCTATTTAACTTTTGGACGTGAGCTGCAAACTCTAGATCAAGTTAATCAAGATATCCGCCAAGTTGTAAAAACTGAGAATTTTATGGCTAAGAGATATCTATACCTAAAACGCATGGCTGATGGCATGGCTTGGCATGACAAGGACCAAGATAGGAAAATTCTTGTATATGCTGATCGACGTTTGAAGGAGCCCAGttcattcaaaaaaaaaagatttagtaTAGGCCAAAACAACTGCTCCTAG